CCGCATCGTCGACCGCAAGGACGCCCAGATGCTGCTCGGTCCGACCCACGAGGAGATGTTCTGTCTCGCGGTCAAGGACATGTACACCTCGTACAAGGACCTGCCGCTGACGCTCTTCCAGATGCAGAACAAGTACCGCGACGAGGCCCGCCCGCGCGCCGGCGTGCTGCGTGGCCGCGAGTTCATCATGAAGGACTCCTACTCCTTCGACATCGACCAGGCCGGCCTGCAGAAGGCCTACGACGCGCACCGCGACGCCTACATCAAGATCTTCGACCGCTTCGGCTTCGAGTACGTCATCGTCCACGCCGACTCGGGTGCGATGGGGGGCAGCGCCAGCGAGGAGTTCCTCGCCGTGAGCCCCAACGGCGAGGACACCTTCGTCCGCGACGACTCCGGCTACGCCGCCAACGTCGAGGCCGTCGAGGTGCCCGTCGCGGCGCCGGTCGAGGTGACGGCCGGACCCGCGCACGTCGCGGACACCCCCGACACCCCGACGATCGACACCCTCGTCGCCACGCTCAACGCCGACCACCCGCGTGCCGACGGCCGCCCGTGGACCGGCGCGGACACGCTGAAGAACGTGCTCGTCATGCTCGTCCACCCCGCCGACGAGGAGCACGAGGAGCCCTGGCGCGAGCCCCTGGCCATCGGCGTCCCCGGTGACCGGGAGGTGGACGCCAAGCGCCTCGAGGTGCAGGTGGCGCCCGCGGAGGTCGAGGAGTTCGGTGCGGCCGACTTCGCCGCGCACCCCGAGCTGGCGAAGGGGTACATCGGCCCCGGCGTGCTCGGGACGAAGCACAAGGCCGGCGGCAGCAGTGCCATCAGATACCTCCTCGACCCGAGCATCGCCGAGGGCAGCGCGTGGGTCACCGGCGCCGACGAGCACGGCAAGCACGTCATCGACCTCGTCCACGGGCGCGACTTCACCGCCGACGGGCGCATCCAGGCCGCCGAGATCCGCGAGGGCGACCCCAGC
The DNA window shown above is from Janibacter sp. A1S7 and carries:
- a CDS encoding proline--tRNA ligase translates to MVTRMSSLFLRTLREDPADAELPGHKLLVRAGYVRRAAPGIYTWLPLGLRVLRKVETIVREEMEAIGGQELVFPALLPKEPYEATNRWTEYGDTLFRIVDRKDAQMLLGPTHEEMFCLAVKDMYTSYKDLPLTLFQMQNKYRDEARPRAGVLRGREFIMKDSYSFDIDQAGLQKAYDAHRDAYIKIFDRFGFEYVIVHADSGAMGGSASEEFLAVSPNGEDTFVRDDSGYAANVEAVEVPVAAPVEVTAGPAHVADTPDTPTIDTLVATLNADHPRADGRPWTGADTLKNVLVMLVHPADEEHEEPWREPLAIGVPGDREVDAKRLEVQVAPAEVEEFGAADFAAHPELAKGYIGPGVLGTKHKAGGSSAIRYLLDPSIAEGSAWVTGADEHGKHVIDLVHGRDFTADGRIQAAEIREGDPSPSGTGTLTLARGIEMGHIFQLGTKYAEALGLRVLDENGTLVTVTMGSYGVGVTRAVGVIAEDNHDEAGLVWPRQVAPFDVHVVVAGKGDELLTAAGDLAAQLEAKGVEVILDDRAGKVSPGVKFKDAELIGVPTILVVGKGLADGVVEIKDRRTGERREVPVGEAVDAVRAEIGARP